In Streptomyces sp. NBC_00878, a single window of DNA contains:
- a CDS encoding nitrate- and nitrite sensing domain-containing protein, producing MRVRRTPDRLRPRSVRAKIVSLLMLPIVSLMALWGFAAVTTASSIGATERAKEVNSELLEPVDGFVTALQAERTAALRFAATPGKGDRVELRAVTRKTDAAAKKLLDGANASSADAGLLNSSLPGRIDRLEADAEGLVALRAEVYGDGAKTMDLHTAYSTMVEHAFAVSGALTGEDRAGAASEARVVLELARAREALAQEQAILAAGRAAGTLTKDQYALFVGAVATQRQLLAPAVADLKPGHRDAYKGVLGSGSYENLQAVENRVRSAGPGASAVAAGFLKQWDGSSDAVLEGLNDAETSAGTAAVSQANAFGWDTLGASGVAVVLGLVGVLLSLLVSVLVGRGFIVELLDLRNSALEVAGRRLPQAMRRLHAGQGVDIDVEAPMRRLVGDELAQVGTALTAVQRAALKAASERAELLSGISGVYVSIARRSQVLLHRQLDLLDTMEQRQRDQAELQDLYRIDYLATRMRRHSESLLILSGIAPGRGWRDPIPLLDVLRAAVAEIENASRVQIWAAPRVSIAGGSVADVIHLLAELVENASAFSPPSTTVQLRAARVRDGLLIEVEDSGFGMNEDAMADANRKLRSEKVDLLDAKQIGLFVVNRLAERQGLSVELRASVSGGVTAAVLIPENLVRDDMPVHDRALAESGAGGRSLAPASALIPPQQGR from the coding sequence ATGCGTGTCCGACGCACGCCCGACCGGCTGCGACCCAGGTCGGTCAGAGCCAAGATCGTCTCCCTGCTCATGCTTCCCATCGTGTCGCTGATGGCCCTGTGGGGCTTCGCCGCGGTGACCACCGCCTCCAGCATCGGCGCCACCGAGCGGGCCAAGGAGGTCAACTCCGAACTCCTCGAACCCGTCGACGGGTTCGTCACCGCCCTGCAGGCCGAGCGGACCGCCGCCCTGCGGTTCGCGGCCACCCCCGGCAAGGGCGACCGCGTCGAACTGCGCGCCGTCACCCGGAAGACCGACGCCGCCGCCAAGAAGCTCCTCGACGGCGCCAACGCCAGCAGCGCCGACGCCGGACTGCTCAACTCCTCGCTGCCGGGGCGCATCGACCGCCTGGAGGCCGACGCGGAAGGTCTGGTCGCGCTGCGCGCCGAGGTCTACGGCGACGGCGCGAAGACCATGGACCTCCACACGGCGTACTCCACGATGGTCGAGCACGCCTTCGCCGTCTCCGGCGCGCTCACCGGCGAGGACCGCGCGGGCGCCGCCTCCGAGGCCCGGGTCGTGCTCGAACTCGCCCGCGCTCGCGAGGCACTGGCCCAGGAACAGGCGATCCTCGCCGCCGGCCGGGCCGCCGGAACGCTCACCAAGGACCAGTACGCGCTGTTCGTCGGCGCCGTCGCCACCCAGCGCCAACTGCTCGCGCCCGCCGTCGCCGACCTCAAGCCCGGCCACCGGGACGCGTACAAGGGCGTTCTGGGAAGCGGGAGTTACGAGAACCTGCAAGCCGTCGAGAACCGGGTGCGCAGCGCCGGTCCCGGTGCCTCGGCCGTGGCGGCGGGCTTCCTCAAGCAGTGGGACGGCTCCTCGGACGCCGTCCTCGAAGGGCTGAACGACGCCGAGACGAGCGCCGGAACGGCCGCCGTCTCCCAGGCGAACGCCTTCGGCTGGGACACGCTCGGGGCCTCCGGCGTCGCCGTCGTCCTGGGCCTCGTCGGCGTGCTGCTCTCGCTGCTCGTCTCCGTACTCGTCGGGCGCGGATTCATCGTCGAACTCCTCGATCTGCGCAACTCCGCCCTCGAAGTGGCCGGACGCCGACTGCCGCAGGCCATGCGGCGGCTGCACGCCGGGCAGGGCGTCGACATCGACGTCGAGGCACCGATGCGGCGGCTGGTCGGCGACGAGCTCGCGCAGGTCGGCACCGCACTCACCGCCGTCCAGCGGGCCGCCCTCAAGGCCGCCTCGGAACGCGCCGAACTCCTCAGTGGCATCTCCGGCGTGTACGTCAGCATCGCGCGCCGCAGCCAGGTTCTGCTGCACCGCCAGCTCGACCTGCTCGACACGATGGAGCAGCGGCAGCGCGATCAGGCCGAGCTCCAGGACCTGTACCGGATCGACTACCTCGCCACCCGGATGCGGCGGCACTCCGAGAGCCTGCTCATCCTGTCCGGCATCGCGCCCGGCCGCGGCTGGCGCGACCCGATCCCGCTGCTGGACGTGTTGCGCGCCGCCGTCGCCGAGATCGAGAACGCCTCGCGGGTACAGATCTGGGCCGCGCCCCGCGTCTCCATCGCGGGCGGCTCGGTCGCCGACGTGATCCATCTGCTCGCCGAGCTCGTCGAGAACGCCTCCGCCTTCTCGCCGCCCAGCACCACGGTGCAGCTGCGGGCCGCCCGGGTGCGTGACGGGCTGCTGATCGAGGTCGAGGACAGCGGCTTCGGTATGAACGAGGACGCGATGGCCGACGCCAACCGCAAGCTCCGGTCCGAGAAGGTCGACCTGCTGGACGCCAAGCAGATCGGGCTGTTCGTGGTGAACCGGCTGGCCGAGCGGCAGGGGCTGAGTGTGGAGCTGCGGGCCTCGGTGAGCGGGGGAGTGACGGCGGCCGTGCTGATTCCGGAGAACCTCGTGCGGGACGACATGCCTGTGCATGATCGGGCCCTCGCGGAGTCCGGGGCGGGGGGTAGGTCCCTGGCGCCCGCCTCCGCGCTGATACCGCCCCAGCAGGGGCGGTAG
- a CDS encoding MHYT domain-containing protein yields the protein MGHMDHFSAGWVTPVLSYAMACVGAALGLRCTVRALEADGASKRNWLLLASVAIGSGIWTMHFVAMLGFGVDGTPIRYDVPLTVLSLVVAVLVVGAGVCTAGYGRSRVRAVLLGGLGTGLGVAAMHYIGMAALNLHGTVRYDPTLVIASVAIAVVAATAALTLSLVVRGPVVATAAALVMGLAVSSMHYTAMYAVSISLAPSSAALAGATATEFIFPLAVLLGSFLFLAAAYVALSPTGKRAESAVAAELLRQVELSTA from the coding sequence ATGGGTCACATGGACCACTTCAGCGCCGGATGGGTCACTCCCGTCCTGTCCTATGCGATGGCCTGCGTCGGCGCGGCACTCGGACTGCGGTGCACCGTCAGGGCACTTGAGGCGGACGGTGCCTCCAAGCGGAACTGGCTGCTGCTTGCCTCGGTCGCCATCGGTTCCGGCATCTGGACCATGCACTTCGTCGCGATGCTCGGCTTCGGCGTCGACGGCACGCCGATCCGCTACGACGTCCCGCTGACCGTGCTCAGCCTGGTCGTCGCCGTACTCGTCGTCGGCGCGGGCGTGTGCACCGCCGGCTACGGCCGGTCCCGCGTACGCGCCGTGCTGCTCGGCGGACTCGGCACCGGACTCGGCGTCGCGGCCATGCACTACATCGGCATGGCGGCGCTCAATCTGCACGGCACGGTCCGGTACGACCCGACCCTGGTCATCGCCTCGGTCGCGATCGCCGTCGTCGCCGCGACCGCCGCGCTCACGCTCAGCCTCGTCGTACGCGGCCCGGTCGTCGCCACCGCCGCCGCCCTCGTGATGGGCCTCGCGGTCAGCAGCATGCACTACACCGCGATGTACGCCGTGAGCATCAGCCTCGCGCCGAGCAGCGCGGCCCTGGCGGGCGCCACCGCCACGGAGTTCATCTTCCCCCTCGCCGTCCTCCTCGGCTCCTTCCTCTTCCTGGCCGCCGCGTATGTCGCGCTCTCCCCGACCGGCAAGCGCGCCGAGTCCGCCGTGGCCGCCGAACTCCTGCGCCAGGTGGAGCTTTCCACCGCCTGA
- a CDS encoding 4-(cytidine 5'-diphospho)-2-C-methyl-D-erythritol kinase, protein MSATSVTVRVPAKVNVQLAVGGARPDGFHDLANVFLAVGLYDEVTVRPADTLRVTCEGPDAAQVPLDRTNLAARAVEKLAARTGREARVHIHIAKDIPVAGGMAGGSADGAGALLACDALWGTGASRDELLDICAELGSDVPFSLVGGAALGTGRGEKLRVLEVGGTFHWVFAVADGGLSTPAVYGEFDRLGEGVEVPEPVASDALLGALAKGDAAALAGALSNDLQAAALSLRPSLARTLEAGTAAGALAALVSGSGPTTAFLVRDAEAAVKVADVLVVSGTCRAARVAAGPVPGAVVV, encoded by the coding sequence GTGAGTGCGACGAGCGTGACGGTACGGGTACCCGCCAAGGTCAATGTGCAGCTCGCGGTGGGCGGCGCCCGCCCCGACGGGTTCCACGACCTGGCCAACGTCTTCCTCGCGGTCGGCCTGTACGACGAGGTCACCGTGCGCCCGGCGGACACCCTCCGGGTGACCTGCGAGGGGCCCGACGCCGCCCAAGTCCCCCTGGACCGTACGAACCTGGCGGCCCGCGCGGTGGAGAAGCTCGCCGCGAGGACGGGGCGCGAGGCCCGCGTGCACATCCACATCGCCAAGGACATTCCCGTCGCCGGGGGCATGGCGGGCGGGTCCGCCGACGGCGCGGGCGCGCTGCTCGCGTGCGACGCTCTCTGGGGTACGGGGGCCTCGCGCGACGAACTCCTCGACATCTGCGCCGAGTTGGGCAGCGACGTGCCGTTCAGCCTGGTCGGCGGTGCGGCGCTCGGGACCGGGCGGGGGGAGAAGCTGCGCGTGCTGGAGGTCGGCGGGACCTTCCACTGGGTCTTCGCCGTCGCCGACGGCGGGCTGTCGACGCCGGCCGTGTACGGGGAGTTCGACCGGCTGGGCGAAGGGGTGGAGGTGCCCGAGCCGGTTGCTTCCGACGCGCTGCTCGGGGCGCTGGCGAAGGGGGACGCCGCGGCGCTCGCGGGCGCCCTCTCCAACGACCTCCAGGCCGCCGCGTTGTCTCTCCGGCCGTCGCTGGCCCGGACGTTGGAGGCGGGGACGGCCGCGGGGGCGCTGGCCGCGCTGGTGTCCGGGTCGGGGCCGACGACCGCGTTCCTCGTCCGTGACGCGGAGGCCGCGGTGAAGGTGGCGGACGTGCTTGTCGTTTCCGGGACTTGTCGCGCCGCGCGCGTGGCCGCCGGGCCCGTGCCGGGGGCTGTCGTGGTGTGA